The following nucleotide sequence is from Bacteroidota bacterium.
CGTAATGTATTGCTCGACGTTATCCCACGAAAGAGTATTTCCTTCAAGTTTAACTTTTGCAAATTCTTTTGAATCAAATAGAATATTAACTGGTGAGTTTTCATTCACTCCATTTTTTTTAAGGATTTTCCTAAAGTCAATAATTCTCGATTCTCCATTATTAAAAACCACTGAAATTGCCAATTCACTAATCCAGTTGATTTTTAAAATCCGTGGTATTTTTATACTCTGTCTCATTTTAACTCAGGATTTAATTCATAAAACACTTCTAAAGCCCAATCAGCATTACCAGCCAACCAATCGAAAACTTGTTTTAATTGTCTGTTCGGTAAATTCCCGGAATAAATCACACCTCGCTCAATCTCAATTAAAACTTCAAATTCATTATAATCGGCATGAATATGAGGAGGTCTATGTTCTCCGTTGTAAACATGTATCTTAATACCATTAAAACTATCAATCGTTGGCATTGAAAATCATTTTACACAAAAGTATCTAATTAGATACTAAAATCCAATCTTTGTCCGTTTAATCTTTTATAAAATTCTCATTTGTAATTAACCACAACGCCCAGCAGTATGCGCAGTGCGGGAAAATTGAAATGCCCGACCTTCAGAACTACTAAATGTTGCCAAGTTGTACATAGCCCAAATATAGCAAAACAACCCGTATTGCGTATACTGCTTGTTGCGTGCAGTGGGTTTTTGTTTTATTTCTTTGTTCTATCAATCCCAATAAACAGCTAAAACGAAATATCCAAACAGTTTAGTGCAATTGGATTTTAAAATCCCGATTTAGCTTAATTTTTAGAAATCTCACGTTTTCGATGGCTTTTAAAAATCAGCGCATTAAAATCTACTTGCAGTCAGAAATCAATTTGTGTCTGACTTATCTGCTTGCGCTGGAAGTCACGGTACAAAATAGGAGAGAAGCGTTTTGTAATCCGTGTATTAAAATTTACTTGCAGTCAGAAATCAATTTGTGTCTGACTTGTCAACTTGCACTGGAAGTCACAATACGAGTAGGAGAGAGGCTCGTCAGAGATGGCTCTCCCAATAACTCTTAAATCATAGAGTTTTCATACGTTAAAAACATATCCAGTAGCAAATCATAACAAACTTCTCAAATCCTTCTGAGCGCTGAGTCCAAATGGTATCAGCATCATTGATTTCTTGCAGGTCAAATCAAAATAAAAGTGCAGCGATAGGATTCCTGATGCAGAACGTTAACTACAGAGTAGAAACTTATGCCGGGCTACAGAGTCAAATCAAGATTGGTTTATGTAATCCCGAAGGATACCTATCGGTGTACTTTACTTTCATCCGATTTCCAGGTGTCACGGTTTTGATGCCATTGCACGCAACGTTGAGTATATGCAAAGTAGGCGATTGCGGGCTTCAAACTTATCAAACCGTTATAATTTTGAAGCGGGCTACAGCCATTGAATTCATTGCTATCACGCCTATTTTGTATATACATTGTTGTGTGTATGTGCTTTATTTATCAATCAATATTTTCACTAAATCTTCTTCTTTATAAATCTCATTAGTCTTAATAGGAATATCAGTCAATCTTTTTACATCAATCTGTGTATTAACATCTTTCCTTTTATCTGTCCAAGTGTACAGTGTTGGGACATCAAACATTATTCCCAAAGAACTAATATGTCCAGAAGTTTTATCATACGAATATTTACTGTCCTCTAATTTATCAGAAGTATTTAAATTTAATCCGTTAAACAAAATAATTGAATCTGTCTGAAATTCTACATCATAAATCCCAGAGGCAACAACTGGCACTCCCGAACCATTAATCTGTTTTATCGCTTTATTAAGTCCATTTGAAGTTTGGTAAAAAACAATTGTTGTACCTGCGAACCCATTTTCCTCAAACCATGTTTTATTGTCAATCTTATCAATTATGCTATTCTGTGCATAAGAATTTAATGAAAGAATCAAAAGAATAATACTCAATCCAATTGTCTGTTTCATATCCCTAATTGTTAATGTTTACTCATTTTTTGAAATCCACTCTTTAAGAGCTCTTTTAGTATTTTCAGATTCCAACATTATCTCTTTATTTTTTTTTGAAAAATTATCAGGATTTTCAATGTATTCGGAACAAATTTCTTCTATCTCCCTTTCTGTTTGTTCTTTATTTTCTATGTTTTCAATCTCCACCTTAATTGTGTAACTATAAACTCCAAATCCTTGCTTTCTTGTTAAAGTCAAAAATAAATTTCCCCCACTTGAAGAATAGGAGATATATCTATATTTTGATAAAAATAATATTTTGGATTAATGTGATTATTCATGAGCAATCTTTTTGTTACTTGGTGTCTGTAAGCATTACACACAACGCCCAGCAGTATGCGCAGTGCGGGAACTTTGAAATGCCCGACTGTCAGAACTACTGAATGTTAATTGCTTGTACATGGCTCAAATATAGCAAAACAACCCGTATTGCGTATACTGCTTGTTGCGTGCAGTGGGTTTTTGTTTTATTTCTTTGTTCTATCAATCCCAATAAACAGCTAAAGCGAAATATCCAAACAGTTTAGCGCAATTGGATTTTAAAATCCCGTTGTAGCTTAATTTTTAGAAATCTCACGTTTACGATAGCCTTTATAAATCAGCACATAAAAATCTACTTGCAGCCAGAAGTCAATTTGTGTTTGACTTATTTACTTGCACTGGAAGTCATAATATAAGTAGGAGAGAGGCTTTTTGTAATCCGTGTATTAAAATCTACTTGCGGTCAGAAATCAATTTGTGTCTGACTTATCTACTTGCACTGGAAATCACAATACGAGTAGTAGCGAGGCTTGTCAGAATTGGCTCTCCCAATAACTCTTAAATCATTAAATCATAGAGTTTTCATACGTTAAATACATATCCAGTAGCAAATCATAACAAACTTCTCAAATCCTATCGAGCGTTGAGTTCAAATGGTATCAGCATCATTGATTTCTTGCAGGTCAAATCAAAATAAAAGTGCAGCGATAGGAATCCTGATGCAGAAAGCTTAAAACGGAGTAAATACTTTTGCCGGGCTACAGAGTCAAATCAAGATGGGTTTATGTAATACCGAAGGATACCTATCGGTGTACTTTACTTTCATCCGATTTACAGGTGTCATGGTTTTGATGCCATTGCACGCAACGGTACGCCAATATAAGCAGGCTGGGAATAAAAGCACCAACCCAAAAAACCAGCGATACCGCGGATTAAATATACAAACTTTTCTATTTCTGCAACACCCAGCTTGCTTATATTGGCTGTTATAGCCTGGTGGCGGCGTGTTAAAAGCGCAAACCTATATGGGCGCACAAGGTTTGGAACATCATTTTGCCCCCGGAACCGGATTTAATTGCTATCTCATCTATCTGCCGGGCATTTAATAGCTGCAGGACTTGTCAGGGTGCAAAGCAAAGTGGCGGAAAAGTTGTTTCAAAAACCATTAGCCAAACCATTGGCTCAGAGGCTGAGTAAATGGTTATTATTCAGCAGACAAAAGGCTTTATTGCCAAAAGAGCCAAAGCTTACTCATGGTTTTGGAATTGGTTTTTGAACTTTACCCAAGTTTTGTGACACTTTGCAATCCGTTACAATAGCGCTCCAATTAAATGAAGGGGTGGGACTGGGGCATGCAAAATGTGTTATCAAACCGGAGCTAACTTAGATGCACTATCAGTAAAATGACCTTAAAATTGGCAGGTGACACTTGGCTGTAACGCCCAGCAGTATGCGCAGTGCGGGAATTTTGAAATGCCCGACCTTCAGAACTACTAAATGTTGCCAAGTTGTACATAGGCCAAATATAGCAAAACAACCCGTATTGCGTATACTGCTTGTTGTGTGCTGGTGTTACTCTTTATAGGTTCTAAGAGCGATTAACCTAAAAACGTGTTTATCAAATTTCTGCCTTGCACAAACCATCGCAATAAGAATCAGTAATAAATCTTAAAAAATCAGTACTTATTTAATTCACTGTTGTTGCTTGAAAAACATCTTCTAATATCGGGATCTGCTGCTTCCACATATTAAAATAATAAGACTGTTTTTGCATTAGCCCATAGTGATCACCTTCTTCCACCAAGTTGCCCTTATGTAATACACATATTTTGTCGGCTTGCATAACTGTGCTCAGGCGGTGTGCAATAAGAATTATGGTTTTATGCTGTTGCTTCATCACATCAATTGCCTTTTTAATATATTCTTCTGATGCTGAATCAAGGGCTGATGTTGCTTCATCGAGTATAAGAATTTCCGGATTATGGTATAAGGCCCTGGCTATAGCTATTCTTTGGCGTTCTCCACCCGACAATGAAACGCCATGTTCTCCCAGATAAGAATTAAAGCCTCCCGGAAGATTCTCAATAAATTCCCTGATATTTAAAAAATCGCAGATATCAATAATTTGCTTCATATCAGGTTCAAAGGAGCCAAAGGCAATATTCTCAATAACTGAACCTGCAAACAATTCTATTTTTTGCGGAACAACACCGATCAGTTGCCTTAGGCTGTTATTTTCAATATGCTGTAAATTGTAATTGCCTATTTCTATGGAACCTGACTGCAGCGGGTATAACTTTTGAATCAGTGCAACCAATGAGGTTTTTCCCGAGCCACTCTCGCCAATAAAGGCTGTTGTTTTTCCTTTGGGAATTTGTAGGGTTAATTTTTCGAACACTTGCACCCTGGTACCATATCGAAATGAAACATCTTTAAAATGAATATCTTCAATTAGTTCTTTTGTGAGAATGATTTTGTTCTCTTTATCCTCCTCGCGTTCTAAATCCATAATCTGAAACAACCTGTCAGCAGCGATAATGGCATCTTGAATGGTTTGGTTAGAACTTATAAGCTGCGCAATAGGCGAAATAATGTATCCAAGTAAGGCGTAAAAGGAAAGCAATTTTCCGGCAGTCATTCCTTGATTAACTACTAAGACGGAGCCATACCATAAAACTGCGATTGTTAACCCACCAGCAATAAGTTCGGAAGCATTTATAGATATAATTGAGTTTTTCGATGACTTATATGTAGAACGAAGTAACTGTACAAATCGGGTTTCTGATTTAATGTTTGCTGAATATTCTGTACCAAATTGTTTTATCGTTGCAACGCCATTTAACGATTCAACAAGGTGCGATTCCAGTTCGGCTGCACTCTCCATTATTGTACGCAGGTACAGTTTGTTCAACTTATTAAATATTGCATAAACAATAAAGTACAGCGGTATGCCAATTAAAACAACCAAAGCCAGTTTCCATGAAAATACGAACATTAAACCCAATGTAAATACAACAATTAATATGTTTACAACAATATCCAGCGAAACGTTATTTATAAAAGTCCTGATTTTAACTGCATCGTTAACCCGTGATATTATTTCCCCTACCCGCATGGTATCGAAAAAACGCTGTGGCAACGTAAGCAAGTGCTTATAATATCCCAGAATTAAGGTTGCATCAATTTTTTGTCCTGTTTTAAGTGCAAAGATGCTTTTCATGAAGCTTATGTAAACTTTTAGCACCAGAACGACAATCATAACCATACTCATAAGACTTAACAAGTTTAGGTTACCATCTATCAACACATGGTCAACTATGTTTTTAACATATAAAGAGGTTGTTAAGCCCAATAAACTATAAATAGCTGCCCCGAAAAATGCCTGTGTCATTACTGTTTTGTGGGGAGCAAGCAGCCTTATAAATCGCTTTCCGATTGATTCATTGCTATTTCCGGTTTTAAATTCTTCCGATGGCACCAATAGAACAATAATTCCTGTCCATTCTTTACGAAATTGCTCATGAGTTTTTTTATATATTTTGCCATCGGCCGGGTCCATGACAATTACATGTTTTTTTGTGATGCCATAGAACACCACAAAATGATGCAATACCTCCTTTACAATCACATGCATGATAGCGGGTTTCGGAATTTTCTCAAGGCTTTCAAAAGGCCCTTTTACGCCTTTAGCTGTGAACCCGAGCTTCTCAGCGGCTTCAATTAGTCCCAGTACATTTGTTCCGCGCTTATCTGTTGAAGCAAATTGCCGAATACGTGCAACAGGAATTCGTAAATTATAATGAGCGGCTATTGATGCAAGGCAAGCTGCCCCGCAATCAGTAATGTCATGTTGTTTTACCTTAACTTTTTTATTCATTGCCTCATTAAAAAAGATTAAGCTGCCATAGGAACCCCATGGCAGCCATTTGTTAACCTATTTAAACCTAATAGTGTGCCGCTAAATTTCTTGTGGGATTTAACCAATCATCGGATTTCTGATATAATAAATCAAACAGTGAACGCTTTGCAATCATAAACCGTGCATTCACTGTCATGCCTTTTTTAAGCTTTCCCTTTATTCCGTTTTTAAGCTCCAGATAATCTTTGTCGAGTTTGCATTTTACCTTAAAGACAGGAGTATTGTCGACAAGTATAAAATCACCCGAAATATCGGCTATCTCGCCCTGTAATGAACCCCACTGGTTGTAATTGAAGGCATCTATCTGTATTTTTGTCAATTGACCTTCTTTTAAATAACCAATATCTTTTGCAGAAACATACACTTCTGCAATTTTTTCCGATTCGGGACTTATCACCGCTATGGTTTGGCCTGCCTGGAGCATACTACCAATATAAATACCGGAAAACTCCTCGATTGTGCCGGATACAGGGGCTGTAATAACGAAAAATTGCTTTTGTTTCTCGGTTTCTGATATTTGGTTGTTCAGGTCATTCACACTTGTGGTGTATTTATCCAAGTCTGATTTCCATTGCGCTTGTTGCTCATATTTTAGTGTGCTTTTTTCTTCTTCTAAGAGGCTTAGATTGAATTGAAGGTCGCTATAGTCTTTTTTAGGTATCACATCGTTTTCGTATAAACCCTTATTTCGTTCTATTTCACCCTTCGCTTTTGTAATTTTATTTTCAATTTCTTTTAGCCTTTGTCGGTAAGAATTGAAGTTACTTAAATAGTACCCAGAAGTTGGCGGAACTATATTTTTAAGAGTTAAACCTTTGAGATCACTAATGAAAGTTTTTTGTTTGTCGAGTTCAGATTGAAGGTAGGTTAACTTGCCAATTAGAATATCTTGCCGTAATTGCAAAAGGGTATCACCCTGCTTTACAAATTGACCTTCTTGAACACTTAAAGCAGTTACCATTTCGGACTGAATGGCCTTAATTTCAGTTTTTTCGGTTATGGGGCGAATAATGCCACGGCCTTGAATGGAGAGGGATATTTTGATTATGGGTAATAAAGCAATAGTAGTTATTACCGCAATTATAACTGTGATATAAATAAGATTTGTCTTAACCTTATTGTCAGCTATCAATGATTCTTTAGAATTAAACGATTGGAAGGGAAGTAGTTGATTAGTCATTTCAATTTATGATAGAATAGTTTGAATATTCATTTAAAGTATTTTCATAACCAGTTTCGTATGAAATGAGCTCTAGTATTTGTATTTGGATAGATTGCTGCATATTAATTTCACTTTTTAGTTTACAGATAATTTCATCATCCTCTAAAGGAATATCGATCAGTTGTTGTTGTCTATCAAATTTATAAAATGAGTTGTATGCAGTGCTGTCAAGCCCTTGAATTTTGGTTATTTCAAATTCACCTTGGACCTTTAATAATTCATTTGTGTTTGAGAAGGTTTTCCTAGTTTGGATATTTTCTTGATAGTTTAGGTTCGCATTCTTGAATACAATATCACCTACTTGTTCTTTAAAATGATTAATCTGTGCTAAAGATTTATTGTAATCGATGTGGGTTAAAGTATTAAATAAGGAATTTACCCGATAACAGCAATTCTTCTCTTTTAAATAGAGAATCAAAGTTTCATTTACTTCTATAAGAACCTTATCAGCATCAATTTGATAATTAATACTAAGATCTTTGCTATTAATGCTATGCTTAAATTTTAGTTTTAACATAATCATATTACCTTAAATAAAAAGATGTTCCAAGTCTAAATCCTATATGTTCACCCATATTAACTTCCTCAGGCAAGAACCCAGAAGTTTTATAAATACAACCAAAATCAATTGATAAAACGTTACTGTGTGTTTTTAACTTTAAAGGCACTTTAAATAAGAAATCTATTCCATATCCCTGTGAACTATTTGAACTAATAAAATATTGATTTTCAGGCTGTAACCAACCATGCAGGGAAAGGTTTAGTAATAGTTGTTCATTTAAAAAGCTCATATTTTCAATTGTAACACCTCCTGCCGGAAACCAATCTGACTTATTTTGATATTGCCTTAAATATATATGTATCAGATGTCTTTTTTGCGTAACAAGCCAAAAGTTTTCATCGATATAATCACCAAAAGGAGATAAGGAGTAACCTAAGCTAAAATTATATTTTAATGAGTTTTTTGTTAGAAAGAATCTTTTCCCTATTAATGTAGGACTTAAAAGATTAATAAAAGAACGATAGCCAATTCTTTTTACAAAATTTTGTTCCTCATAGGTTAAATCTTCATACTCGGTATAACGGTAAAAATCCATGTCCGGTCTGTGAAGATGCCGTACCATGCCATAAATATCATGGCCAACTATATCTCTTTTTAATTCATCATCTTCCTCGGTTATTCCAATTTTCAGTTTGAATAAGCCAGAAGTAAGATATAAAACATCTGATCCTACCCTCATTAAATTATCCAAATACACACCTCTATTATTAACGTCATTAGTTATTAAAATGGAAATCGCTTTTTTTGTCAAGCAATAGTCTGATTCAAGACCAGCAGTATGTAATCGAATATATTCTTCAAAATGATTATCTCTTAAATTAATAAGAGTATTATCTTCCAATCCAATTACATAGGCTGCAAGGTGTTTGTTTGGATAAGGTTTTGAAATTGAACCAATGTTCTGTGCTGTTAAAATAGAACGATGGCCTTCTTCATGAGTTAAAGGTATTGAAAATAAGCCACTTATTAATAAAACAGCTAAATCAGAAATAGTAGTATCAACTTTTTCATAAAGCTTATTAGTCGAATATGTGAATGCGCTCATGTAATTTTGATTAAATTGGCGCATTGTTGATAATTGAGTTGGTGAATCTACTATTATAAAAGATAGACTATTATTAGTAGTATTTTGTGTATATACGGGGAAGTAAAATACAAAAGGGCATATTAAACTAAAAATATACTTCTTCACCTTATAAAAATTGAAATTTGTTTAAAGTGAGATATTCATTGTTTTCCATAATTGTATAGATTAAAAATATGATTATAAAAGTGATTAAAAAAGTAGCGAACAATTGTCCGCTACTTGATAATTAATCCAAAAAATAGTATCCAATTATGAATCCTACTAAAACGCCCAACAAAAAGATGCTGCCACCGTTTGTTTCGACTAATTCTGATTGTGTTAAATCTCTAATTTCCATTTGTTCCTTTTTTAATTCTTAATCATTAAAGCAATTGATATTCCGACTGCAATACCAATAATAAATAAAGCTAAAATACCTCCATTGGTTTCGACTAATTCTTTCGAATTTAGAGGTTGAAGATTTTCAATATTCATTGTATTATTATTAAAAATTGTTCTGGCAATATTGCCTAACAAACATCATTATGAACTAACAGGCCTGTAGGGTTATGATTTGTTTGCTGGTTCAAATATATTTTACGTTTGTGCAATTTCATTGCACAAAACATTTTTTTTAAAGAAACATATGAACTTGGCTTTACCACGAGTTGTGTGGAAGCTGAAGCAACAAAGAAAATGGTTTTGGTATTAAGGGGAAAAGTGGAGCTTACATATGAAAGGATTGCAAAAAATAATGCAATAAAGGACAAAACAACTACAATTTAGATTGATTTTGGTAGGGTGGTTTGGAGAAAAAAATGAAAAAAACTAATAGATAAAAAAGCTTTGTTGATACCAGAGAGTTTAACAAAAAAGCATATTAAAAAGCTGTATAATAACGGATAATACAACATAGATTGTTAATATAATAATAATGGTCTTTTGTCTTTTGACTTTTTTTTCGAGATTGTTTTCTTGCATAACTATTAAGATTGAAATATTATTGTATTAAAGAGGCTGCTTCAAATTCATAAAGCAGCCCTCTAATTAAAATTCAAAAATCACCAAAGCAAAAATAGATGACAATAGTCGAGTTGATTAGCAATCATCCCAACTGCATATCCAACATTATACATGAACTTATCACCACCTGATATTTCAATTGCTTCGTTTAACGATAATTCTTCTACTTTAAGCATAATAGTATATTTTGTAATGTTAAAAATACATTAATTCCTAGCAGCCCTATAGCCTGCTGCAAAATCACCAGAATTATTATAAATATAAATACATGCACCCAATATAGATATTGCAAGTGCAATATTACCCCCAGAAATGTGCGACATTTCTTCTAAGGAAAGATTTTTTAAATCAATTTTTGTATTCATGCCTAGTAATCTTTAGTTAAATATTGGCAATATCGCCTAACAAACATCATTATGAACTAACAGGCCTGTAGGGTTATGATTAGTTTGCTGGTTCAAATATATTTTACGTTTGTGCAATTTCATTGCACAAAACAAGTCTTTTCGAAAAAATTTATTCCCGCTTCTAATTCTGTGGTTTCTTCTAAAGTTAATTCTTGAATGTCAAGTAAAATATTAATCTGGTATGGCTTTAAATAAACAAAGGATTTTATAACGCGGTTATAATCTATTTCGAGGCCATAATTTTTCAATTCATCGAGCCAGTTATAAACTTGTCGCCTGCTTAATTGTAACTTTTCTGCAAGTTCATCGGCATTTCCTGTTCTTTGTTGCCGTATTAGCTGGTCAATTTGCTGTAAACGGTTAATGTGTTTGAATAACATAATGTTGGGTTTTTGAGGTTTGACTTAAGTGAAATAAAAAGGTATGTTATTTTTTTTCGATAAACGTGTGTTTAAGTGTTTTGAAAATGCGGCAAGTTCTATTATTACAATATTTAATCTGATGAAAAATTAAAAAATATTTTTAAAATGCAATAATATAAACTTTAAATTTCCAACATATTTTTTATGTCAGATTTCCATTAAGTATCAATGTATCTTGGT
It contains:
- a CDS encoding DUF4160 domain-containing protein codes for the protein MPTIDSFNGIKIHVYNGEHRPPHIHADYNEFEVLIEIERGVIYSGNLPNRQLKQVFDWLAGNADWALEVFYELNPELK
- a CDS encoding peptidase domain-containing ABC transporter, whose product is MNKKVKVKQHDITDCGAACLASIAAHYNLRIPVARIRQFASTDKRGTNVLGLIEAAEKLGFTAKGVKGPFESLEKIPKPAIMHVIVKEVLHHFVVFYGITKKHVIVMDPADGKIYKKTHEQFRKEWTGIIVLLVPSEEFKTGNSNESIGKRFIRLLAPHKTVMTQAFFGAAIYSLLGLTTSLYVKNIVDHVLIDGNLNLLSLMSMVMIVVLVLKVYISFMKSIFALKTGQKIDATLILGYYKHLLTLPQRFFDTMRVGEIISRVNDAVKIRTFINNVSLDIVVNILIVVFTLGLMFVFSWKLALVVLIGIPLYFIVYAIFNKLNKLYLRTIMESAAELESHLVESLNGVATIKQFGTEYSANIKSETRFVQLLRSTYKSSKNSIISINASELIAGGLTIAVLWYGSVLVVNQGMTAGKLLSFYALLGYIISPIAQLISSNQTIQDAIIAADRLFQIMDLEREEDKENKIILTKELIEDIHFKDVSFRYGTRVQVFEKLTLQIPKGKTTAFIGESGSGKTSLVALIQKLYPLQSGSIEIGNYNLQHIENNSLRQLIGVVPQKIELFAGSVIENIAFGSFEPDMKQIIDICDFLNIREFIENLPGGFNSYLGEHGVSLSGGERQRIAIARALYHNPEILILDEATSALDSASEEYIKKAIDVMKQQHKTIILIAHRLSTVMQADKICVLHKGNLVEEGDHYGLMQKQSYYFNMWKQQIPILEDVFQATTVN
- a CDS encoding HlyD family efflux transporter periplasmic adaptor subunit, with translation MTNQLLPFQSFNSKESLIADNKVKTNLIYITVIIAVITTIALLPIIKISLSIQGRGIIRPITEKTEIKAIQSEMVTALSVQEGQFVKQGDTLLQLRQDILIGKLTYLQSELDKQKTFISDLKGLTLKNIVPPTSGYYLSNFNSYRQRLKEIENKITKAKGEIERNKGLYENDVIPKKDYSDLQFNLSLLEEEKSTLKYEQQAQWKSDLDKYTTSVNDLNNQISETEKQKQFFVITAPVSGTIEEFSGIYIGSMLQAGQTIAVISPESEKIAEVYVSAKDIGYLKEGQLTKIQIDAFNYNQWGSLQGEIADISGDFILVDNTPVFKVKCKLDKDYLELKNGIKGKLKKGMTVNARFMIAKRSLFDLLYQKSDDWLNPTRNLAAHY
- a CDS encoding HTH domain-containing protein, producing the protein MLFKHINRLQQIDQLIRQQRTGNADELAEKLQLSRRQVYNWLDELKNYGLEIDYNRVIKSFVYLKPYQINILLDIQELTLEETTELEAGINFFEKTCFVQ